Proteins encoded by one window of Aspergillus puulaauensis MK2 DNA, chromosome 4, nearly complete sequence:
- a CDS encoding uncharacterized protein (InterPro:IPR036291) — protein MIAITGATHDPAQVFSQVLDVSKSKQVDNWTEKTVSHFGTLDGAVNAAGVIGGKAF, from the coding sequence ATGATTGCGATTACAGGTGCCACGCACGACCCAGCACAGGTATTCTCACAAGTCCTGGATGTCAGCAAGAGCAAGCAAGTTGACAACTGGACCGAGAAGACTGTATCACACTTTGGCACTCTGGATGGTGCAGTGAATGCCGCTGGAGTTATCGGAGGAAAGGCCTTCTAG
- the CHK1 gene encoding putative serine/threonine protein kinase (COG:D;~EggNog:ENOG410PG25;~InterPro:IPR008271,IPR000719,IPR011009;~PFAM:PF07714,PF14531,PF00069;~go_function: GO:0004672 - protein kinase activity [Evidence IEA];~go_function: GO:0005524 - ATP binding [Evidence IEA];~go_process: GO:0006468 - protein phosphorylation [Evidence IEA]) encodes MHHSQLAPLPIDLPFRIVSKTFGQGAYASLKKACPLNADNPVFAVKFINKDYAARHGKISPRQLLMEATVHKHIGDHNNIISFFQTGEDGAWRWIAMELAEGGDLFDKIEADEGVGEDIGHVYFSQLVSAVGYMHSKGVGHRDIKPENILLTADGNLKIADFGLATLFEYKGGTKLSTTFCGSPPYIAPEVIICSTRNQTKGSGYRPDVADVWSCGIVLFVLLAGNTPWDTPTEDSYEFHEYVTKNARTSDELWQKLPTATLSLIRGMLNVDSHNRFSLEDVRRHPWFTRHNKNLTPDGRLHDPIKIATSMFESLHIDLSQSVSRPMNGGSFGADRMDIDIGDDLGAEHRISSTQPEVPRGDMMIDWDTPHLTEIFSSSQPTGKPPPSSLSPEILEDEPTFSQFSQRPSVPLSRTQNAQRFHDIVPSRSMTRFFSAWELKLLVPLICEALHRLGVPVPTVPGVSPGDNSAMIRVITRDGRMCPLHGKVLIECVSEGLFEIEFMKGKGDPLEWRRFFKKVVLLCKDAVYTPDS; translated from the exons ATGCACCACTCTCAGTTGGCGCCATTGCCCATCGACCTCCCCTTTCGAATAGTCTCTAAGACCTTCGGCCAGGGCGCTTATGCTAG TTTGAAAAAAGCGTGCCCTCTGAACGCCGATAACCCTGTCTTCGCTGTCAAGTTCATCAACAAAGACTACGCCGCTCGCCATGGCAAGATCAGTCCTCGACAGTTGCTCATGGAAGCAACGGTACACAAACATATTGGCGACCATAACAACATCATTTCCTTTTTCCAAACCGGGGAGGATGGGGCCTGGCGATGGATTGCGATGGAGCTAGCCGAAGGAGGGGACCTCTTTGACAAAATTGAAGCGGACGAGGGCGTCGGTGAGGACATCGGCCATGTATATTTCTCCCAGCTTGTAAGCGCGGTAGGGTACATGCACTCGAAGGGTGTAGGACATCGGGACATTAAGCCAGAGAATATTCTCTTGACAGCGGATGGCAATCTGAAAATCGCGGATTTTGGCCTGGCGACGCTTTTCGAATACAAGGGAGGCACCAAGCTGTCCACCACCTTCTGCGGTAGCCCCCCGTACATCGCGCCGGAGGTTATCATCTGTAGCACGCGGAATCAAACGAAGGGATCTGGGTACCGCCCTGACGTCGCGGACGTCTGGTCTTGTGGGATTGTTCTTTTTGTCCTCCTTGCCGGAAATACACCCTGGGATACCCCGACGGAGGACAGCTATGAATTTCACGAATACGTTACGAAAAACGCCCGCACATCCGATGAACTATGGCAGAAATTGCCCACCGCAACATTATCACTAATTCGCGGCATGCTGAACGTCGATTCCCACAATAGATTTTCCTTAGAAGATGTCAGAAGACATCCTTGGTTTACCCGTCACAACAAAAACCTCACCCCAGACGGCAGACTGCACGACCCGATCAAGATAGCCACGTCCATGTTCGAATCTCTACACATCGACCTCTCCCAATCTGTGTCCCGACCCATGAACGGCGGTAGTTTCGGCGCAGACCGAATGGACATCGATATCGGTGACGACCTAGGCGCGGAGCACAGAATCTCATCTACCCAACCCGAAGTACCTAGAGGCGACATGATGATCGACTGGGACACGCCGCACCTCACAGAGATTTTCTCGTCGAGCCAACCGACAGGCAAACCGCCACCAAGCAGTCTCAGCCCGGAAATTTTAGAAGACGAACCCACCTTCTCGCAATTCTCGCAACGCCCCTCCGTTCCACTCAGCCGGACCCAAAACGCCCAGCGATTCCACGACATCGTCCCCTCCCGCTCTATgactcgcttcttctccgcctgGGAACTCAAGCTCCTGGTCCCTCTTATCTGTGAGGCACTGCACCGCCTCGGTGTCCCTGTTCCCACTGTCCCTGGCGTCTCCCCTGGTGACAACTCGGCCATGATTCGAGTCATCACCAGAGACGGGAGGATGTGTCCCCTGCATGGGAAGGTGCTTATCGAGTGCGTCTCCGAGGGCCTCTTCGAGATCGAATTCATGAAGGGCAAGGGCGATCCGCTTGAGTGGCGCCGGTTCTTCAAGAAAGTCGTCCTCCTTTGCAAGGATGCGGTGTATACACCTGATTCATAA
- the UBC11 gene encoding putative ubiquitin conjugating enzyme (UbcK) (COG:O;~EggNog:ENOG410PNQ1;~InterPro:IPR016135,IPR023313,IPR000608;~PFAM:PF00179): MDYTMEDTQNSAPNAHEASKLGPSSQRNDTQGVTKRLQSELMQLMVSPSPGISAFPDADGNLLSWIATITGPSETPYEGLTFKLSFSFPNNYPYSPPTVLFKSPIYHPNVDFSGRICLDILRDKWSAVYNVQNVLLSLQSLLGEPNNASPLNAQAADLWDTNQEEYKRHVLARHRDIEDVE; encoded by the exons ATGGATTACACCATGGAGGACACCCAGAACTCGGCACCTAACGCGCACGAGGCCTCGAAGCTTGGCCCTTCGAGCCAGCGGAATGATACACAGGGCGTGACCAAGCG CCTGCAATCTGAACTGATGCAGCTCATGGTTTCTCCTTCCCCGGGCATCTCAGCTTTCCCCGACGCCGACGGAAACCTTCTTTCCTGGATTGCTACCATCACCGGCCCGTCAGAAACTCCCTATGAGGGCTTGACATTCAAGCTATCCTTTTCGTTCCCCAACAACTACCCGTACTCGCCGCCCACTGTGCTCTTCAAGTCTCCGATCTACCATCCGAATGTCGACTTCTCGGGCCGCATCTGTCTGGATATTCTTCGTGACAAATGGAGTGCCGTGTACAACGTACAAAAcgtcctcctcagcctgcAGAGTCTTCTTGGGGAACCGAACAA CGCAAGTCCTCTCAATGCCCAGGCAGCTGATCTCTGGGATACCAACCAGGAGGAGTACAAGCGCCACGTCCTGGCCAGGCACCGTGAcattgaggatgttgaataG
- a CDS encoding uncharacterized protein (COG:S;~EggNog:ENOG410PIFW;~InterPro:IPR001810,IPR036322,IPR039719,IPR036047;~PFAM:PF00646,PF12937;~go_function: GO:0005515 - protein binding [Evidence IEA]): protein MEKLPVEILTKIIDYLTPPEQVQLQSVSKRFFALARDNNIWRLHSYENTWAALSAARPKNGASESLVSHPTTSLSSLGQPSLRSLIQPQSNNANWDNSSQPTFGERARAAAAWDPSAEGEDVDWYSEYIARNGPISLSWLQQPFSRTPGGGKTYIEAKGMGLLKDFSLARQNKVVSPLSDGSVCVWDLNHSHAIGSRATKGSIIGTSAPGILTVDMSQRKENPAAKSALEFINLGECVSVDSIRQRAYLAVGHVVNEVDLETLKIISQQRYPWSVFALSQETDYSVPLTLATTLSLHIYDGRLSKTEEEEAINLRCEQPNVSLVPESLIYTPPDSPLLQFQPNGRPPHRIRSPDLSETSDNYAPLFQPGPLAVLHPPAPHVNSIFLAGRFPSILQYDRRYFPRLQSTIHSGGRLCGLVSVPAPQFPLFSNSKYPDSSTVVACGEYNGKGSLELYRLTATGEMNETGPSACSSTLATSYQNRQSVASSKILSVQSHGTRIVYSDGDGNIKWVERDGRTEVRRLNINSYRQRPNNQANSHNDDEAHDVTGLWANVSRAQNDGDVARKILPTGGNLTGDELLVWTGERLGRVRFSDVPDADELGEDDEMSLDGDVDDATQEEVRSRKRELQAREREYSKMMRRALQTQADEVRRMGDFGV from the exons atggagaagctgccTGTGGAAATCCTCACCAAAATCATCGACT ATCTCACGCCACCAGAGCAGGTCCAGCTTCAGTCAGTCTCCAAACGCTTCTTCGCTCTAGCACGCGACAATAATATATGGAGACTTCACTCCTACGAGAACACCTGGGCTGCTCTGTCAGCCGCTCGCCCTAAAAATGGAGCGTCTGAAAGCCTTGTCTCGCATCCCACCACATCTCTGAGCTCACTCGGGCAGCCGTCACTTCGCTCCCTGATCCAACCGCAATCGAACAATGCCAACTGGGACAACTCAAGTCAGCCGACGTTCGGGGAGAGAGCGAGGGCAGCTGCTGCTTGGGATCCGTCGGctgagggtgaggatgttgatTGGTATTCAGAGTACATCGCTCGGAATGGGCCGATTTCACTCAGCTGGCTGCAGCAGCCGTTTTCAAGGACGCCGGGTGGTGGGAAAACCTACATCGAAGCCAAGGGGATGGGGCTGCTCAAGGACTTTAGTTTGGCTAGGCAGAACAAGGTCGTGTCGCCCTTGAGCGATGGCAGTGTTTGCGTTTGGGATCTTAACCATTCCCACGCCATCGGATCTCGGGCTACGAAGGGAAGTATAATTGGGACGAGTGCACCGGGGATTTTGACGGTTGATATGTCTCAAAGAAAGGAGAACCCTGCGGCCAAGTCCGCGCTGGAGTTCATAAATCTGGGTGAATGCGTTAGTGTGGATTCGATCCGCCAACGCGCTTATTTAGCTGTTGGGCATGTTGTGAATGAAGTCGATCTTGAGACTCTGAAGatcatttctcaacaacgCTATCCATGGTCGGTCTTTGCCTTATCTCAGGAAACAGACTACTCGGTGCCATTGACTTTGGCGACCACATTGAGTTTGCATATCTATGACGGTAGACTTTCAAaaacagaagaggaagaagcaatTAACCTGCGCTGCGAGCAGCCGAACGTTTCGCTAGTTCCAGAGTCCTTGATTTATACTCCCCCAGATTCGCCGCTTCTGCAATTCCAACCAAACGGCAGGCCACCGCACCGCATTCGAAGCCCTGATCTCTCGGAGACGAGTGATAATTATGCCCCATTGTTCCAACCCGGACCTCTGGCGGTTCTACACCCTCCCGCACCTCACGTGAACTCAATATTTCTTGCAGGCCGCTTTCCGAGTATACTTCAGTATGACCGCCGGTACTTTCCTCGGTTGCAAAGCACTATTCACTCAGGCGGGCGGCTTTGTGGGCTTGTTTCTGTCCCTGCACCCCAGTTCCCGCTATTCTCCAACTCGAAGTACCCAGATTCGTCCACTGTCGTAGCATGTGGGGAGTACAACGGCAAGGGGTCCCTCGAATTATATCGTCTCACTGCGACTGGTGAAATGAATGAAACCGGGCCCTCAGCTTGCTCCTCAACTCTCGCAACATCATACCAAAATCGACAAAGCGTGGCTAGCTCGAAAATCCTTTCCGTGCAATCTCACGGTACTCGGATTGTATACTCCGACGGAGACGGCAATATAAAATGGGTTGAGCGTGACGGGCGCACCGAAGTCCGCCGCCTGAACATCAACTCATACCGACAACGTCCAAATAACCAGGCCAACTCCCATAACGACGACGAGGCACACGATGTAACTGGACTCTGGGCTAACGTATCCCGCGCCCAAAACGACGGGGATGTTGCACGAAAGATTCTTCCAACCGGCGGAAATCTTACCGGGGATGAACTTCTCGTGTGGACAGGAGAACGTCTAGGCCGAGTTAGATTCTCCGATGTACCAGACGCCGATGAGctcggcgaggacgacgagatgtctctggatggagatgttgatgatgctaCACAGGAGGAAGTTCGATCTAGAAAGCGTGAGCTGCAAGCGCGCGAGCGAGAATACTCGAAGATGATGCGACGAGCCCTGCAGACGCAAGCTGATGAGGTGCGGCGCATGGGCGATTTCGGTGTTTAA
- the RIB3 gene encoding 3,4-dihydroxy-2-butanone-4-phosphate synthase RIB3 (BUSCO:EOG09263Z8I;~COG:H;~EggNog:ENOG410QEE6;~InterPro:IPR000422,IPR017945;~PFAM:PF00926;~go_function: GO:0008686 - 3,4-dihydroxy-2-butanone-4-phosphate synthase activity [Evidence IEA];~go_process: GO:0009231 - riboflavin biosynthetic process [Evidence IEA]) encodes MPSPTDPALQFDSIEDTITAFKNGEFIIVLDSQDRENEGDLIIAAESITDAQMAFLVRYTSGLICAPITPEIANRLQLPQMVIENTDPKGTAYTVSIDSADSSVTTGISAQDRALACRTLASPSASPDDFRRPGHIIPLQAKAGGVRQRKGHTEAAVEFCRLAGKAPAGVIAELVEDGEIVEGVPEISGNNGMMRRDGCLKFGRKWGIKVCTIEDLVEYVERTESVNGKH; translated from the exons ATGCCTTCGCCGACGGACCCCGCGCTTCAGTTCGACTCCATTGAGGACACAATCACAGCTTTCA AGAATGGGGAGTTCATTATCGTACTGGATTCACAAGACCGCGAGAATGAAGGTGACCTAATAATCGCCGCGGAGTCTATCACAGACGCGCAAATGGCATTCTTAGTTCGTTATACCAG TGGTTTAATCTGCGCCCCCATCACACCGGAGATCGCCAAccggctccagctcccccaGATGGTCATCGAGAACACCGACCCCAAAGGCACCGCATACACCGTTTCCATAGACTCCGCCGACTCCTCCGTCACAACCGGTATCTCAGCCCAAGATCGCGCTCTAGCCTGCCGAACCCTCGCGTCCCCGTCTGCCTCCCCCGACGACTTCCGAAGGCCAGGCCACATCATCCCTCTCCAAGCGAAGGCCGGCGGCGTGCGCCAACGGAAAGGCCACACCGAAGCTGCTGTTGAGTTCTGTAGACTGGCGGGTAAGGCGCCCGCTGGTGTAATTGCAGAGTTGGTTGAGGACGGCGAGATCGTGGAGGGTGTCCCTGAGATCTCCGGGAATAATGGCATGATGAGGCGCGACGGGTGCTTGAAGTTTGGCCGCAAGTGGGGGATCAAGGTGTGCACTATTGAGGATCTGGTTGAGTATGTTGAGCGGACGGAGAGTGTTAACGGGAAACACTGA
- a CDS encoding transcription factor TFIIE subunit TFA2 (BUSCO:EOG09264CND;~COG:K;~EggNog:ENOG410PHVN;~InterPro:IPR003166,IPR040501,IPR016656;~PFAM:PF18121,PF02186;~go_component: GO:0005673 - transcription factor TFIIE complex [Evidence IEA];~go_process: GO:0006367 - transcription initiation from RNA polymerase II promoter [Evidence IEA]) has product MAHLQQQLKNFNAGVMDYAKSMPQQRRFIHNNSAGSSQVPSSTSTPTPGGGNNEQKKKRHDADIVYSQPANTGTGKDIMTQVVFAIEHMKTKGVPLTFNDIVSYLSLQHRANDQGYIQALRSILQMHEKVQFDPSGANGEGTFGFRPPHDIRNEEQLLQKLQAQSTGVGMIVRELREGWANVEDAINKLEKEGKLLVTRNKKDDHAKMVWANDPSLIQYFDDEFKQIWEKIKIPEQQVVKEELEKAGITPTNKNKVIKPRPKVEHKKVKKPRRSGKTTNTHMMGVLRDYSHLKR; this is encoded by the coding sequence ATGGCGCACCTTCAGCAGCAACTCAAGAACTTCAACGCGGGGGTTATGGACTATGCCAAGTCCATGCCCCAGCAGCGACGGTTCATCCACAATAACTCTGCGGGCAGTTCCCAGGTTCCCTCGTCAACCTCTACGCCCACGCCTGGTGGTGGTAATAATgaacaaaagaagaagcgccaTGATGCGGACATCGTGTATTCCCAGCCTGCCAATACAGGCACGGGCAAGGATATCATGACTCAGGTGGTTTTTGCTATTGAGCATATGAAGACCAAGGGCGTCCCGCTTACGTTCAACGATATCGTTTCCTACCTTTCCCTGCAACATCGGGCGAATGACCAGGGCTATATCCAGGCACTGCGGAGTATCTTGCAGATGCATGAGAAGGTGCAATTTGACCCTAGCGGAGCCAATGGAGAGGGCACATTCGGCTTCCGTCCGCCGCACGATATCCGTAATGAGGAACAGCTTCTTCAGAAACTGCAAGCACAGTCTACGGGAGTTGGGATGATTGTTCGGGAGCTCAGAGAGGGTTGGGCGAATGTCGAGGATGCAATCAAtaagttggagaaggagggcaagCTGCTCGTCACGCGAAACAAGAAGGACGACCATGCGAAGATGGTCTGGGCCAACGATCCTTCGCTGATCCAGTATTTTGATGACGAGTTCAAGCAGATCtgggagaagatcaagattCCTGAACAACAGGTTGTCAAGGAAGAACTAGAGAAAGCTGGTATCACCCCGACAAATAAGAATAAGGTCATCAAGCCGCGTCCAAAGGTGGAACACAAGAAAGTTAAAAAGCCTCGTCGCAGTGGTAAAACCACCAACACTCATATGATGGGTGTTTTGCGTGATTACTCGCACCTCAAACGGTAG